From Syntrophales bacterium, the proteins below share one genomic window:
- a CDS encoding IS1 family transposase, which translates to MPVEKAVSVIQHLVEGCSIQSTERITGVEKRTILSLLELVGPRCENLMQDRTKALTIKECSCDEIWGYVGMKSRTKKAKAPTDNEKGDAWCFIAMERHNKLILAWHLGHRNVVDTVAFTEKLGHATRGGFQINTDGFSAYKDAVVYSLGAQFVDFAQVIKVYGKSQENETRYSPAAYVGCDKGAVFGNPDLKKASTSHIERQNLTVRMGMRRMTRLTNGFSKKWVNLKWSYALQFAYYNFCRVHKTLRVTPAMEAKIADHIWTIQELISVNTL; encoded by the coding sequence TTGCCGGTAGAAAAGGCTGTCTCTGTCATTCAGCATCTTGTGGAGGGATGTTCGATCCAGAGTACTGAGCGGATTACGGGTGTTGAAAAGCGCACTATTCTTTCTCTGCTGGAGCTGGTTGGGCCGCGTTGCGAAAATTTAATGCAGGATAGGACCAAGGCGTTAACAATCAAGGAATGCTCCTGCGATGAGATATGGGGCTATGTCGGCATGAAGTCTCGTACCAAGAAAGCAAAAGCACCGACTGATAACGAAAAAGGTGATGCGTGGTGCTTTATCGCTATGGAGCGCCATAATAAGTTGATTCTTGCATGGCACCTTGGTCACAGGAACGTAGTAGATACGGTCGCTTTCACTGAGAAATTGGGACATGCGACAAGGGGCGGCTTCCAAATCAATACAGACGGTTTCTCGGCTTACAAGGATGCCGTTGTTTATAGTTTAGGTGCGCAGTTTGTTGATTTTGCTCAAGTCATTAAAGTTTATGGGAAAAGCCAAGAAAACGAAACTCGCTATTCTCCTGCTGCGTATGTCGGTTGCGATAAGGGTGCCGTTTTTGGTAATCCGGATTTAAAGAAGGCTTCAACGTCTCACATTGAACGCCAGAACCTCACGGTTCGTATGGGAATGCGGAGAATGACGCGCTTAACGAATGGTTTCAGTAAAAAATGGGTTAACTTGAAATGGTCTTATGCTTTACAATTTGCATACTATAATTTTTGCCGAGTCCACAAGACGTTGAGAGTGACCCCGGCGATGGAAGCAAAGATTGCAGATCACATTTGGACGATTCAAGAATTAATCAGCGTCAACACATTATGA
- a CDS encoding helix-turn-helix domain-containing protein, with amino-acid sequence MTIEEAFGEVIRDIRKAKQISQETLADASNLDRSFISLLECGHKQPSLVTIFQLAKAFNVSASNIMFLVEEKIKKIGGDNKGRNI; translated from the coding sequence TTGACGATCGAAGAGGCATTTGGGGAAGTAATCAGGGATATCAGGAAAGCAAAGCAAATCTCCCAAGAAACACTTGCTGATGCAAGCAATCTTGATAGGAGCTTTATTTCCCTCTTGGAATGCGGCCATAAGCAACCGTCCCTGGTCACGATTTTTCAGCTCGCAAAAGCTTTTAACGTTTCCGCATCAAATATTATGTTTCTTGTTGAAGAGAAAATAAAAAAAATAGGTGGGGACAATAAAGGCAGAAATATTTGA
- a CDS encoding XRE family transcriptional regulator, with the protein MNDLIFNSTRLKFARKLRGLTAQALCDRLCITTRTLSDFENGRAEPQSITLHKFVSILEFPEEFFFADDISPLDDSAVSFRSLSRMAAKVRDAVLHEGQLALDLSEWLDKRFDTPSVAVPDLRHLTPAAAAETLRSMWALGENPIGNMVHLIESKGIRVFSLTADSTDMDACSFWKADRPFIFLNTQKSVEHSRFDAAHELGHLVLHKHGGIGKAAEIQAHEFAATFLMTESSVRAYFRMPTTLDKIIADKCLWKVAAFAYTRRLKELSLITEWQYRSFCVGLSKRGYRKKEPNPILQRETSKLLPMLFQALRQEGVTKQNIAKDMKIYSKDIDSLIFNLTLLPLPGGSMNRAAPGSPKKPGNLRLIK; encoded by the coding sequence ATGAATGATTTAATTTTTAATTCTACGCGTCTTAAGTTTGCACGTAAACTAAGGGGGCTCACCGCCCAAGCCTTATGTGATCGCCTGTGCATCACGACCAGAACGTTATCGGATTTTGAAAATGGGCGCGCTGAACCACAATCTATTACACTTCATAAATTTGTATCGATTCTTGAATTCCCCGAAGAGTTTTTCTTTGCAGATGATATTTCGCCGCTGGATGATAGCGCTGTTAGCTTTAGGTCTCTTTCGAGAATGGCAGCCAAGGTCCGCGATGCGGTTCTGCATGAGGGACAGCTTGCCTTGGACTTGTCGGAATGGTTAGACAAAAGATTTGATACCCCTTCTGTTGCAGTTCCAGACCTAAGGCACCTTACTCCAGCAGCGGCGGCAGAAACTTTACGATCCATGTGGGCGCTTGGTGAGAATCCTATTGGGAATATGGTCCATCTCATTGAATCGAAAGGTATTAGAGTATTTTCATTAACAGCGGATTCTACCGACATGGATGCCTGCTCTTTCTGGAAAGCTGATCGTCCATTTATTTTTTTAAATACTCAAAAATCTGTTGAACATAGCAGGTTTGACGCAGCTCATGAATTAGGACATTTGGTATTGCATAAGCATGGAGGGATAGGTAAGGCTGCTGAGATTCAAGCACACGAGTTTGCCGCAACGTTTCTGATGACCGAAAGTAGCGTTAGGGCATACTTTCGCATGCCCACCACGCTTGACAAAATTATAGCAGACAAATGTCTATGGAAGGTGGCTGCGTTCGCCTATACGAGACGATTGAAAGAGTTATCCTTAATAACCGAGTGGCAATATCGTAGCTTTTGTGTTGGACTTTCAAAGCGGGGCTATAGAAAAAAAGAACCTAATCCTATTTTGCAAAGAGAAACATCAAAATTACTCCCGATGCTTTTCCAAGCATTACGCCAGGAAGGCGTTACAAAACAAAACATAGCAAAAGATATGAAGATTTATTCTAAGGATATTGATTCCTTAATTTTTAATTTGACATTGCTCCCTTTACCGGGCGGGTCAATGAACCGTGCCGCTCCTGGATCACCAAAGAAACCGGGAAACTTAAGACTCATAAAATAA
- a CDS encoding transglutaminase-like cysteine peptidase, whose translation MGQAKVISGGASGLYDVQIVKHAGASAARLVSIAARLTALATRIVTATSAVDSAETDLGVAQSALDALILQPESPTKSEQLISARKAVLDKQRILTTKRGDLSTLNYERASLIRDQTLIAVAMATEIRTGVWCTDLTEDLAVGTTVGTMEMNGVDDQIILAAGGSVSKSVGLLQHAGVSTPSAVFLNKVLLPCWQKWKPTYRVGTILTIDSALDQCDVAIAQQYSEEQGLPINQAGIECVITKDAVLGWEDYINEDPTFELATNTDDTDLEMSEQLKADLARINAEVNSRFKYKLDIEQYGELENWTQMAEGGSGDCEDFALTKAQKLLDLGYAASAIHIEVGVAPNGKGHAWLVIQTSEGDLALDNNYQEVMNNNVTPYTNRRRQTGMIWSVPGVKLLAVPVEYMTCNSSAFIVGDEVVVEFTGQNWLTPKVIGFTKNPRACCTMLADFKQLDPLNLVNDEPDFGGDYNLGYGDKCYVMHCDDLVEIGAMGVDIPSNIISYSVPKSIPALPPATPRESWYVGIHGWSYTLVNQYFVWVRVPSGHQARNKEYRLIMDIEIQSGTVLESVNLNIWNGAYDEDNWWRPPVALPKTRGWMYAGGVPDGGIKYTKVGFSMGVQRITYDFTCVGELRIKLQSYDSRFYWKIYSILPKI comes from the coding sequence ATGGGTCAGGCTAAGGTCATAAGTGGAGGCGCATCAGGGCTTTACGATGTTCAGATCGTTAAGCATGCGGGAGCCTCTGCGGCTCGTTTGGTCTCCATTGCGGCTCGTCTGACTGCTCTGGCAACTCGGATTGTTACCGCTACTTCCGCAGTAGACTCAGCGGAGACTGATCTGGGAGTAGCCCAGAGTGCTCTTGATGCTCTGATTCTACAGCCGGAGAGCCCGACTAAGAGTGAGCAGTTGATCTCAGCGAGGAAGGCTGTTCTGGATAAGCAGCGAATTCTGACGACGAAGCGTGGGGATCTTAGTACGCTCAATTATGAGCGAGCGTCCCTGATCAGAGATCAGACGTTGATCGCTGTGGCTATGGCCACGGAGATTCGGACTGGAGTCTGGTGTACTGATTTGACGGAAGATCTCGCCGTGGGAACTACAGTTGGTACGATGGAGATGAATGGAGTCGATGACCAGATCATTCTTGCTGCCGGGGGGTCTGTGAGCAAATCAGTCGGTCTTCTCCAGCATGCGGGGGTTAGTACTCCGTCTGCGGTTTTCTTGAACAAAGTTTTGCTTCCCTGTTGGCAGAAGTGGAAGCCGACCTATCGCGTCGGGACTATTCTCACCATCGACTCTGCTCTTGATCAGTGTGACGTGGCGATCGCGCAGCAGTATAGCGAGGAGCAGGGCCTGCCTATCAATCAGGCGGGGATCGAATGCGTCATAACGAAAGACGCAGTCCTGGGATGGGAGGACTACATCAACGAAGATCCAACTTTCGAACTGGCTACTAATACGGATGATACCGATCTTGAGATGTCAGAGCAGTTGAAGGCAGATCTTGCGAGAATCAATGCGGAAGTGAACAGCCGGTTCAAATATAAGTTAGATATAGAACAATATGGCGAGCTGGAGAATTGGACGCAGATGGCTGAAGGTGGGTCGGGTGACTGCGAGGATTTTGCGTTGACTAAGGCTCAGAAACTTCTTGATCTTGGCTATGCTGCGTCAGCGATCCACATCGAGGTTGGAGTTGCTCCGAATGGCAAGGGTCATGCGTGGCTCGTGATCCAGACGAGTGAGGGAGATCTTGCTCTTGATAATAATTATCAAGAGGTCATGAATAATAATGTGACTCCATATACCAATCGGAGACGTCAGACAGGGATGATCTGGTCTGTCCCCGGCGTGAAACTCTTAGCTGTCCCAGTCGAGTATATGACTTGTAATAGCTCCGCCTTCATTGTGGGTGATGAGGTAGTTGTGGAATTCACGGGTCAGAACTGGTTAACTCCGAAGGTGATCGGCTTTACGAAGAACCCGAGAGCGTGCTGCACCATGCTGGCTGATTTCAAGCAACTCGATCCATTAAATTTGGTAAATGATGAACCGGATTTTGGCGGAGACTATAATTTGGGCTACGGGGATAAATGCTATGTCATGCATTGCGATGACCTGGTCGAGATCGGAGCGATGGGGGTAGACATCCCGTCAAACATAATCTCCTATAGCGTCCCTAAAAGCATCCCGGCGCTTCCGCCCGCGACTCCACGGGAATCATGGTATGTCGGGATTCATGGTTGGTCGTATACCTTGGTTAATCAATATTTTGTTTGGGTGCGTGTTCCATCCGGACATCAGGCACGGAATAAAGAATACCGATTGATTATGGATATCGAAATTCAGTCCGGGACGGTGCTTGAATCGGTGAATTTGAATATATGGAATGGGGCTTATGATGAAGACAATTGGTGGAGACCTCCAGTTGCATTGCCAAAAACTCGCGGATGGATGTATGCAGGCGGAGTTCCCGATGGAGGGATCAAATATACAAAGGTAGGTTTTTCTATGGGTGTCCAGCGGATTACGTATGATTTCACCTGCGTGGGAGAATTGCGCATAAAGTTGCAATCATATGATTCCAGATTCTATTGGAAAATATACTCAATCTTGCCGAAAATTTAA
- a CDS encoding P27 family phage terminase small subunit produces the protein MKKLSKESAKLKNSIQKDYGIYDDHGIAILQAGMEAKDQMEKAMAQVDIEGLTVGGDRGGIKAHPLLSVIRDSRSQFLMALKHLNLDLEPLRDKAGRPPGGS, from the coding sequence GTGAAAAAGTTATCAAAAGAATCGGCAAAACTTAAAAATTCAATCCAGAAAGATTATGGGATTTACGATGATCACGGTATTGCGATCCTACAGGCGGGAATGGAGGCCAAAGACCAGATGGAAAAGGCCATGGCACAAGTTGATATAGAAGGTCTTACGGTGGGAGGGGATCGGGGCGGGATCAAGGCTCATCCATTACTTTCTGTCATTAGAGATTCACGCAGTCAATTCTTGATGGCGCTGAAACACTTGAATTTGGATTTAGAGCCGCTCCGCGACAAGGCTGGGCGGCCACCAGGGGGTAGCTAA